A window of Ruminococcus champanellensis 18P13 = JCM 17042 contains these coding sequences:
- a CDS encoding glycoside hydrolase family 5 protein, whose product MNKQNPPCTGAQAAARMHIGWNLGNTLDSFAPDKGLAAETAWFNPPVTRQVLQAVADAGFDVIRIPVTWSGHFGAAPGYKLEEAWLERVEQVLRWAMELDVYVILDMHHDGSAMPSPHAWLVPDAAHIEGVLPVFTALWKQLAERFGAYGDKLIFEGMNEPHCGSDWVGNPERYQAVNRLNDAFVRTVRASGGINQTRKLLLPTYAASPKQAAIGALVLPEDPYLLASVHAYIPTEFCFPAREVNWAAPRIQWGTPADHAQLTDLFDRLAKRFPERGIPLLLGEFAAVSKPDDAQRLAWAEYYVREAARRGIRCLWWDDTSGREECMGLLDRNTCQWRYPELVQTLIRAAYA is encoded by the coding sequence ATGAACAAACAGAATCCCCCCTGCACCGGGGCACAGGCCGCCGCCCGGATGCACATCGGCTGGAATCTGGGGAACACCCTGGACAGCTTTGCTCCGGACAAGGGGCTGGCGGCGGAAACCGCCTGGTTCAATCCTCCCGTGACCCGGCAGGTGCTGCAAGCCGTGGCGGATGCAGGCTTTGACGTGATCCGGATCCCGGTGACCTGGTCGGGGCATTTCGGCGCCGCCCCCGGATACAAGCTGGAGGAGGCATGGCTGGAGCGGGTGGAGCAGGTGCTCCGCTGGGCAATGGAGCTGGATGTGTATGTGATCCTTGACATGCATCACGATGGCTCCGCCATGCCCAGTCCCCATGCCTGGCTGGTGCCGGATGCCGCCCACATAGAGGGGGTACTGCCGGTGTTCACTGCCCTGTGGAAACAACTGGCGGAGCGGTTCGGCGCATACGGGGACAAGCTGATCTTTGAGGGCATGAACGAGCCCCATTGCGGCAGCGACTGGGTGGGGAATCCGGAGCGGTACCAGGCAGTAAACCGGCTGAACGATGCCTTTGTCCGGACTGTCCGGGCATCCGGGGGGATCAACCAGACCCGGAAGCTTCTGCTGCCCACCTATGCCGCCTCTCCAAAGCAGGCAGCCATTGGCGCACTGGTGCTGCCGGAGGATCCCTACCTGCTGGCATCCGTTCACGCCTATATCCCCACGGAATTCTGTTTCCCTGCCCGGGAGGTGAACTGGGCTGCTCCCAGAATCCAGTGGGGCACGCCGGCGGATCACGCCCAGCTGACCGATCTGTTTGACCGGCTGGCAAAGCGGTTCCCGGAGCGAGGCATTCCCCTGCTGCTGGGGGAATTTGCGGCTGTCAGCAAGCCGGATGATGCCCAGCGGCTTGCCTGGGCGGAATACTACGTCCGGGAGGCTGCACGCCGTGGGATCCGGTGCCTGTGGTGGGATGATACCAGCGGCAGGGAGGAGTGCATGGGTCTGCTGGATCGGAACACCTGCCAGTGGCGGTATCCGGAGCTGGTACAGACTCTGATCCGGGCAGCGTATGCCTGA
- a CDS encoding CPBP family intramembrane glutamic endopeptidase — protein sequence MQEPQTTSPSGLDPRNPFDNPTENRDYNLDYSDILPPITAPGYELPVLPAKLERANIRRFYNLGGGILLLHLVATNVIATILYTIFPLVLSGVDRHLNGTLPDNYDSIVSSYISNSSLSMALNAFVFLLGNTGLFLLGCRWANIPMGSLFQTKKLTVPTMLRYMGLGLFLQLASALLATFVDDLLVKGGYGTYTPDFSLSGSKLQLAAMILSTCLVAPITEELLYRGFFLKVMSRVSQRFGIFMSALFFSLAHENIAQGILTFLVGILLGYIATKHDSIIPCIVVHFTINSYSMLTSLLNEFDQELANVFSGLTAIIILVGGAVLFVYTLIKERLPDNTPRQSLRCGRIAIGAWPLVLTAAIHIGAALLYMNVN from the coding sequence ATGCAGGAACCACAAACCACATCCCCTTCCGGGCTCGATCCCAGAAATCCCTTTGACAATCCCACGGAAAACCGTGATTATAATCTGGACTATTCGGATATCCTCCCCCCCATCACAGCCCCCGGATATGAACTGCCGGTGCTGCCTGCCAAGCTGGAGCGTGCGAACATCCGCCGGTTCTACAACCTGGGAGGCGGCATCCTGCTGCTGCACCTGGTCGCCACCAATGTGATCGCCACGATCCTGTACACCATCTTCCCCCTGGTGCTGTCCGGGGTGGACCGGCACCTGAACGGCACCCTGCCGGACAATTACGACTCCATCGTCAGCAGCTACATCAGCAATTCCTCCCTGTCCATGGCGCTGAACGCCTTTGTGTTCCTGCTGGGCAATACGGGGCTGTTCCTGCTGGGCTGCCGGTGGGCAAATATCCCCATGGGCTCTTTGTTCCAGACCAAAAAGCTCACCGTGCCCACCATGCTCCGGTATATGGGGCTGGGTCTGTTTTTACAACTGGCATCCGCCCTGCTTGCCACCTTTGTGGACGATCTGCTGGTAAAGGGAGGCTACGGCACCTACACCCCGGATTTCAGCCTGTCCGGCAGCAAATTGCAGCTTGCCGCCATGATCCTCAGCACCTGCCTGGTGGCGCCCATCACCGAGGAGCTGCTGTACCGGGGCTTTTTCCTGAAGGTCATGTCCCGGGTGAGCCAGCGCTTCGGCATCTTCATGAGCGCCCTGTTCTTTTCCCTTGCCCACGAAAACATCGCCCAGGGCATCCTCACCTTCCTGGTGGGCATCCTTCTGGGATACATTGCCACCAAGCACGATTCCATCATCCCCTGTATCGTGGTGCATTTCACCATCAATTCCTACAGCATGCTCACCTCCCTGCTGAACGAATTTGACCAGGAGCTTGCCAACGTATTCTCCGGGCTCACCGCCATTATCATTCTGGTGGGCGGCGCTGTGCTGTTCGTGTACACCCTTATCAAGGAGCGGCTGCCGGACAATACCCCCCGGCAGAGCCTGCGCTGCGGCAGGATCGCCATTGGAGCATGGCCCCTGGTGCTCACCGCCGCCATCCACATCGGCGCAGCCCTGCTGTATATGAACGTAAATTGA
- the spoIVA gene encoding stage IV sporulation protein A has translation MAQDIYADIAGRTDGDIYIGVVGPVRTGKSTFIKRFMETLVIPNIQGEYKRERAMDELPQSAAGKTIMTTEPKFIPEDAVEITPEEGARLRVRLIDCVGYIVPSSLGYIENENPRMVATPWFEEEVPFNMAAEVGTRKVISEHSTIGLVVTTDGSISDIPRSEYAECEQRVIRELQELGKPFVVLLNCTDPESEDALALCEQMRQAYGAAVIPVSCLELTETDIRSIITQILYAFPVKEIRVEMPGWITELAPDHWLRESVFGAIRTAASELVTVRDARGLCERISCPQITDAKVRDIDLGCGSVTVGVRLEPGLFYQILGETTGLDIGSESDLLPVLLELSRVKKAYGRLESALAEVEATGYGIVMPDITELSLEEPKIIRQGGKYGVRLKASAPSLHLMRADINTTISPIVGSEAQSKELVDYLLQEFEENPTKLWESNIFGKSLHDLMNEGLQNKLYKMPVEARMKLQEALERVINEGCNGLICFIL, from the coding sequence ATGGCACAGGATATTTACGCAGACATTGCGGGCCGCACGGACGGCGACATTTACATCGGAGTGGTGGGGCCGGTGCGCACCGGCAAATCCACCTTTATCAAGCGGTTCATGGAGACCCTGGTGATCCCCAACATCCAGGGGGAATATAAACGGGAGCGGGCGATGGATGAGCTGCCCCAGTCCGCCGCCGGAAAAACCATTATGACCACCGAGCCCAAGTTCATCCCGGAGGATGCGGTGGAGATCACCCCGGAGGAGGGTGCACGGCTCCGGGTACGGCTCATTGACTGCGTGGGGTACATCGTGCCCAGCAGCCTGGGATACATCGAAAACGAGAACCCCCGCATGGTCGCCACCCCCTGGTTCGAGGAGGAGGTACCCTTCAACATGGCGGCGGAGGTGGGCACCCGGAAGGTGATCTCGGAGCATTCCACCATCGGACTGGTGGTCACCACGGACGGCTCCATTTCGGATATCCCCCGCAGCGAGTACGCCGAGTGTGAGCAGCGGGTGATCCGGGAGCTGCAGGAGCTGGGGAAGCCCTTTGTGGTGCTGCTGAACTGTACGGATCCGGAAAGCGAGGACGCCCTGGCGCTGTGCGAGCAGATGCGGCAGGCATACGGAGCGGCGGTGATCCCGGTCAGCTGTCTGGAGCTGACGGAAACGGATATCCGCAGCATCATCACCCAGATCCTCTACGCCTTCCCGGTCAAGGAGATCCGGGTGGAGATGCCCGGCTGGATCACGGAGCTGGCACCGGATCACTGGCTCCGGGAGTCCGTATTCGGCGCCATCCGGACGGCAGCATCGGAGCTGGTCACCGTCCGGGACGCACGGGGGCTGTGCGAGCGCATCAGCTGTCCCCAGATCACCGACGCAAAAGTCCGGGACATTGACCTGGGCTGCGGCTCCGTCACCGTGGGGGTGCGCCTGGAGCCGGGACTGTTCTATCAGATTCTGGGGGAGACAACCGGACTGGACATCGGCTCGGAAAGTGACCTGCTGCCGGTGCTGCTGGAGTTGAGCCGGGTGAAGAAGGCATACGGCAGGCTGGAAAGCGCCCTGGCGGAGGTGGAAGCCACCGGCTACGGCATTGTGATGCCGGATATTACGGAGCTGTCCCTGGAGGAGCCCAAGATCATCCGGCAGGGGGGCAAATACGGGGTGCGCCTGAAGGCATCCGCCCCCTCCCTGCATCTGATGCGGGCGGACATCAATACCACCATCAGCCCCATCGTAGGCTCCGAGGCCCAGAGCAAGGAGCTGGTGGATTATCTGCTGCAGGAATTCGAGGAGAATCCTACAAAGCTGTGGGAATCCAACATTTTCGGCAAGTCCCTCCACGATCTGATGAACGAGGGGCTGCAAAACAAGCTGTACAAAATGCCGGTGGAGGCCCGGATGAAGCTGCAGGAGGCACTGGAGCGGGTCATCAACGAGGGCTGCAACGGTCTGATCTGCTTTATTCTCTGA
- a CDS encoding DUF3794 and LysM peptidoglycan-binding domain-containing protein → MELKVNREVITVCEELYSGVQEQSTELDYILPDYFPEIFRIIQARMEPRIESYAISDGVLTYELCVEICVLYCAQDSPAVHCVRQKLCYTRTVELGRQCEGIAAELIPKPDYVNCRAVNQRRIDLRGVVSVRIRATCGSQQEVIGDIFGLHAQTRKEPVTYTARRLHGVRTFTLSEVAELGEAKPAALQILRTDVQLLGGDARIIAGKLAAKGDAVVRLLYSCEGGMESMQFTLPYSQIVDLEGIDDAFSCTVRPELAGCEITPAAKNDGEARSIQCELRIRLVCTAVKTAVTELVTDVFSTLHPCSYTAAPVRLSGCGAPVSDSGAERCTLVSKEGEIRRVYDVWCTPRNMGARVLPESGSIEVSGMLACSVLAQSDSTAPVMLEQEFPFTRMLPAPEDCTAAQVQVQIPACSYTLTGSDTVVLQPELRILADTQVLRSMPLLTEVHIDQEERIAPKDNCALLLYYGTAGETVWDIAKKYSTSIQAIVEENDLTQERLTENGMLLIPLVDRR, encoded by the coding sequence ATGGAATTGAAGGTGAACAGGGAAGTCATTACGGTGTGTGAGGAGCTGTACAGCGGCGTGCAGGAGCAGAGCACGGAGCTTGATTATATTCTGCCGGATTACTTCCCGGAGATCTTCCGGATCATCCAGGCACGGATGGAGCCCCGGATCGAAAGCTACGCCATCAGCGACGGCGTGCTGACCTACGAGCTGTGCGTGGAGATCTGTGTGCTGTACTGCGCCCAGGACAGCCCGGCGGTACACTGTGTGCGGCAGAAGCTGTGCTACACCCGGACGGTGGAGCTGGGCAGACAGTGCGAGGGCATCGCCGCAGAGCTGATCCCCAAGCCGGACTATGTGAACTGCCGGGCAGTGAACCAGCGGCGCATCGACCTGCGGGGAGTGGTGTCCGTCCGGATCCGTGCCACCTGCGGCAGTCAGCAGGAGGTGATCGGGGACATCTTCGGACTCCACGCCCAGACCCGGAAGGAGCCTGTAACCTACACCGCCCGGCGGCTCCACGGGGTACGCACCTTCACCCTCAGCGAGGTGGCGGAGCTGGGGGAGGCAAAGCCGGCGGCATTGCAGATCCTCCGGACGGATGTGCAGCTGCTGGGAGGAGACGCCCGGATCATCGCCGGAAAGCTGGCGGCAAAGGGGGACGCAGTGGTGCGGCTGCTGTACAGCTGCGAGGGGGGCATGGAATCCATGCAGTTTACCCTGCCCTACAGCCAGATCGTGGATCTGGAGGGCATCGACGACGCCTTTTCCTGCACTGTCCGGCCGGAGCTTGCAGGCTGTGAGATCACCCCGGCGGCGAAAAATGACGGGGAGGCACGGAGCATCCAGTGCGAGCTGCGGATCCGTCTGGTATGCACGGCGGTAAAAACCGCAGTCACGGAGCTGGTCACGGACGTATTCTCCACCCTGCATCCCTGCAGCTATACCGCCGCTCCCGTGCGGCTTTCCGGCTGCGGCGCACCCGTATCCGACAGCGGTGCGGAGCGATGCACCCTGGTCAGCAAGGAGGGGGAGATCCGCCGGGTATATGACGTATGGTGTACCCCCCGGAACATGGGCGCAAGAGTCCTGCCGGAAAGCGGCAGCATCGAGGTCAGCGGCATGCTGGCGTGCAGCGTGCTTGCCCAGAGCGACAGCACCGCCCCGGTGATGCTGGAACAGGAATTCCCCTTTACCCGGATGCTGCCTGCTCCGGAGGACTGTACCGCCGCCCAGGTGCAGGTACAGATCCCTGCCTGCTCCTACACCCTCACCGGCTCGGATACAGTGGTGTTGCAGCCGGAGCTGCGGATCCTGGCGGATACCCAGGTGCTGCGCTCCATGCCCCTGCTGACGGAGGTGCATATCGACCAGGAGGAGCGGATCGCCCCGAAGGACAACTGCGCACTGCTGCTGTATTACGGCACCGCAGGAGAGACAGTGTGGGACATTGCCAAAAAGTACAGCACCTCCATCCAGGCGATTGTGGAGGAGAACGATCTGACCCAGGAGCGGCTGACGGAAAACGGCATGCTCCTCATTCCCTTGGTGGACAGGAGGTAA
- the yicI gene encoding alpha-xylosidase — translation MKFSDGFWLNQRGYEVDYAVQAYEVTTTDHSITLLVTPQTIYNRAMTLGGVTLEITYSSTQENVIRVSIQHFKGALHNEPKFELHADQGYTPKITNEQDYAELISGDTVLRISKGQSWDVSYTYKGKRLTGGAWRSTSYIQENRFRAENRCHAKCDDTFWSDPADPRSTYIREQLTLSVGECIYGFGEKFTTFVKNGQTVDIWNADGGTCSEQSYKSIPFYISSRGYGVFVNSPDRISYEVASDTVSKVSITKPGEFLEYFLIGGENLQQVLSNYTTLTGKPALPPANTFGLWLSTSFTTTYDEETVTSFIDGMAQRDIPLQMFHFDCFWMKEYEWTSFRWDTTQFPDPPAMLKRLKDRGLGICVWINPYIAQRSCLFDEGVEKGYFIKNPDGSVFQTDMWQPGMAIVDFTNPAACDWFAAGIRSLCEMGVTAIKTDFGERIPTNVVYYDGSAPIPMHNYYTYLYNKTVFNVLKDYYGENKACLFARSATAGGQQFPVHWGGDCSAEYSSMAETIRGGLSLCASGFGFFSHDIGGFEATASPDVYKRWCAFGLMSTHSRLHGSTSYRVPWLFDEESVDVLRFFTKLKGRLMPYLYAQAVKTAAVGVPMMRAMVIDYAEDPACLYLDRQYMLGDNLLCAPVLNEEGTAEFYLPEGVWTDIITGEEIQGGRYVRRTCSYLEMPVLARPNSIITYGAFQSDFEYDYLTDATVTIYQLSDGASAQTSVYDKEANKLMDLTAERAGSTITVTYTKTTQTFKIAVAGTDKCVTADGSGSVTITL, via the coding sequence ATGAAATTTTCTGACGGATTCTGGCTCAACCAGAGAGGCTACGAGGTGGATTACGCCGTACAGGCTTACGAGGTAACCACTACAGACCATTCCATTACGTTGCTGGTGACTCCCCAGACCATTTATAACCGTGCCATGACCCTGGGGGGCGTGACCCTGGAGATCACCTATTCCTCCACCCAGGAAAACGTGATCCGGGTATCCATCCAGCACTTCAAAGGGGCGCTGCACAATGAGCCCAAGTTTGAACTGCATGCGGATCAGGGCTACACCCCGAAGATCACCAACGAACAGGACTATGCGGAGCTGATCTCCGGGGATACGGTTCTGCGGATCAGCAAGGGACAGAGCTGGGACGTTTCCTATACCTACAAGGGCAAGCGGCTCACCGGCGGCGCATGGCGCTCCACCTCCTACATCCAGGAAAACCGGTTCCGGGCGGAGAACCGATGCCACGCCAAGTGCGACGATACCTTCTGGAGCGATCCGGCGGATCCCCGCAGCACCTACATCCGGGAGCAGTTGACCCTCAGCGTGGGAGAATGCATCTACGGCTTTGGTGAAAAGTTCACCACCTTTGTGAAGAACGGGCAGACCGTGGATATCTGGAATGCGGACGGAGGCACCTGCAGTGAGCAGAGCTATAAATCCATCCCCTTCTACATTTCCTCCCGGGGCTACGGCGTATTCGTCAACAGCCCGGATCGGATCAGCTACGAGGTTGCGTCCGACACGGTGTCCAAGGTGTCCATCACCAAGCCCGGGGAATTTTTAGAGTATTTCCTCATCGGCGGTGAGAATCTGCAGCAGGTGCTGTCCAACTACACCACCCTCACCGGCAAGCCCGCCCTGCCGCCGGCAAACACCTTCGGGCTGTGGCTGTCCACCTCCTTTACCACTACCTATGACGAGGAAACCGTCACCTCCTTTATTGACGGCATGGCGCAGCGGGATATCCCCCTGCAAATGTTCCACTTTGACTGCTTCTGGATGAAGGAATACGAGTGGACAAGCTTCCGGTGGGATACCACCCAGTTCCCGGATCCGCCGGCAATGCTCAAGCGGCTCAAGGATCGGGGTCTGGGCATCTGCGTGTGGATCAACCCCTACATTGCACAGCGCTCCTGCCTGTTTGACGAGGGCGTGGAGAAGGGCTACTTCATCAAGAACCCGGATGGAAGCGTGTTCCAGACGGATATGTGGCAGCCGGGCATGGCAATCGTGGACTTTACCAACCCTGCCGCATGCGACTGGTTCGCTGCCGGCATCCGGAGCCTGTGTGAAATGGGCGTGACCGCCATCAAGACCGACTTCGGCGAGCGGATCCCCACCAACGTGGTGTATTACGACGGCTCCGCCCCCATCCCCATGCACAACTACTACACCTATCTGTACAACAAGACCGTGTTCAACGTGCTGAAGGATTACTACGGGGAAAACAAGGCATGCCTGTTTGCAAGAAGCGCCACCGCCGGGGGACAGCAGTTCCCGGTACACTGGGGCGGCGACTGCTCCGCAGAGTATTCCTCCATGGCGGAGACCATCCGGGGCGGTCTGTCCCTGTGCGCCTCCGGCTTCGGCTTCTTCAGTCATGACATCGGCGGCTTTGAGGCAACTGCCTCTCCGGATGTGTACAAGCGCTGGTGCGCCTTTGGACTCATGTCCACCCACAGCCGGCTTCACGGCTCCACCTCCTATCGGGTGCCCTGGCTCTTTGACGAGGAATCCGTGGATGTGCTCCGGTTCTTTACCAAGCTGAAGGGTCGGCTCATGCCCTATCTGTATGCACAGGCGGTCAAGACCGCTGCGGTGGGTGTGCCCATGATGCGTGCCATGGTCATCGACTATGCAGAGGATCCTGCCTGCCTGTATCTGGATCGCCAGTACATGCTGGGCGACAACCTGCTGTGTGCACCGGTGCTCAACGAGGAAGGCACGGCAGAATTCTACCTGCCGGAGGGCGTCTGGACGGATATCATCACCGGAGAGGAGATCCAGGGCGGCAGATACGTCCGCCGTACATGCTCTTATCTGGAGATGCCGGTGCTGGCAAGACCCAACTCCATCATCACCTACGGCGCATTCCAGTCTGATTTTGAATACGACTACCTGACCGATGCTACTGTCACCATTTACCAACTTTCCGACGGGGCATCCGCACAGACCTCCGTTTACGACAAGGAGGCAAACAAGCTGATGGATCTGACCGCAGAGCGTGCGGGCAGCACCATCACTGTCACATATACCAAGACAACCCAGACATTCAAAATTGCTGTTGCCGGCACGGACAAGTGCGTGACCGCTGACGGCTCCGGCAGTGTGACGATCACCCTCTGA
- a CDS encoding PH domain-containing protein — protein sequence MAKEEIQYVWSDKKRTLFGLPLSFTRYFLTETKFITRKGFLSLEEDELELYKVVDKKMQLPFGQRLFGCGTIVLYVKDTDTPVKEVLSVKAPRRVAQLIDKYVDQQRDRFHIRGRDMMGATHRDYLDESDDMEDEVEYDDAE from the coding sequence ATGGCAAAAGAAGAGATCCAGTACGTCTGGAGCGACAAGAAGCGAACGCTGTTCGGTCTGCCCCTGTCCTTTACCCGCTACTTTCTGACGGAAACCAAGTTCATCACCCGGAAGGGCTTTTTAAGCCTGGAGGAGGATGAGCTGGAGCTGTACAAGGTGGTGGACAAGAAAATGCAGCTGCCCTTTGGTCAGCGGCTGTTTGGCTGCGGCACCATCGTGCTGTATGTGAAGGATACGGACACGCCGGTGAAGGAGGTTCTGTCCGTCAAAGCCCCCCGCCGGGTGGCGCAGCTGATCGATAAATATGTGGATCAGCAGCGTGACCGGTTCCACATCCGGGGACGGGATATGATGGGCGCAACCCATCGGGATTACCTGGATGAATCTGATGATATGGAAGATGAAGTGGAGTATGACGATGCAGAATAA
- a CDS encoding FkbM family methyltransferase produces MQNNQQTGAVLPFIQETRSSWDKLKEEQRPIFIYGMGDGAIKIMTAMKSYGIPLAGIFASDEFVRGHSFEGYRVHKLSEVEEAVEDFVIVLAFAAGFQSLVDKIVALSQEHTLIVPDVPVTGGGLFTYEYCLEHAEELQQVYDLLADDASRRVYAGILNFKISGNIDYLTPATTPKAEIYKELIRPTTNEIFVDLGAYNGDSIRELLEFSRGKFNRIIAFEPDKKNFKKLTKFIGHTPAIDAYNCVAWCVDTELPFATKAGRQSAISSDGNMTQARSVDSILDGERATIIKMDVEGAEREAIWGASRTIARYSPRLMVSLYHRNEDIFELPLLIQRINPKYKLYIRHQLYIPAWETNLYATVE; encoded by the coding sequence ATGCAGAATAACCAACAGACGGGAGCAGTGCTGCCCTTCATTCAGGAAACCCGCAGCAGCTGGGACAAGCTCAAGGAAGAACAGCGGCCCATCTTTATTTACGGCATGGGGGACGGTGCCATCAAGATCATGACCGCCATGAAGTCCTACGGCATTCCCCTTGCCGGGATCTTCGCCAGCGATGAATTCGTCCGGGGACATTCCTTCGAGGGGTACCGGGTGCATAAGCTGTCCGAGGTAGAGGAGGCGGTGGAGGATTTCGTCATCGTCCTTGCCTTTGCTGCCGGATTCCAGTCCCTGGTGGACAAGATCGTTGCCCTGTCCCAGGAGCATACCCTCATCGTGCCGGACGTGCCGGTGACCGGGGGCGGTCTGTTTACCTACGAGTACTGCCTGGAGCATGCGGAGGAGCTGCAGCAGGTATATGACCTGCTGGCGGACGATGCCTCCAGAAGGGTGTACGCCGGGATCCTCAATTTCAAGATTAGCGGCAACATCGACTATCTGACCCCTGCCACCACCCCCAAGGCGGAGATCTACAAGGAGCTGATCCGCCCCACCACCAACGAGATCTTCGTGGATCTGGGTGCCTACAACGGGGATTCCATCCGGGAGCTGCTGGAGTTTTCACGGGGGAAGTTCAATCGGATCATTGCTTTTGAGCCGGACAAGAAGAATTTCAAGAAGCTCACCAAGTTCATCGGTCACACCCCCGCCATTGACGCCTACAACTGTGTGGCATGGTGTGTGGACACGGAGCTGCCCTTTGCTACCAAGGCAGGACGTCAGTCCGCCATCTCCAGTGACGGGAATATGACCCAGGCACGCAGCGTGGACAGCATTCTGGACGGAGAGCGTGCCACCATCATCAAAATGGACGTGGAGGGTGCCGAGCGGGAAGCCATCTGGGGCGCAAGCCGCACCATCGCCCGGTATTCGCCCCGGCTGATGGTATCCCTCTACCACCGGAACGAGGATATTTTCGAGCTGCCTCTGCTGATCCAGCGGATCAACCCCAAGTATAAGCTCTACATCCGGCACCAGCTGTATATCCCGGCGTGGGAAACCAACCTGTACGCCACTGTGGAGTAA
- a CDS encoding bis(5'-nucleosyl)-tetraphosphatase has protein sequence MLHEKSCGAIVYRKSHGNIEILLIKHVNSGHWSFPKGHVEGNETEVETAEREIREETGIEVNIDPTFRETVSYSPKRDTQKVVVYFLAKAKTFNFVPQEEEIAEIRWVDIVHAGHVLTYENDKTIVTKARACIKETG, from the coding sequence ATGCTGCATGAGAAATCCTGTGGCGCCATTGTTTACCGCAAGTCCCACGGCAACATTGAGATCCTGCTGATCAAGCATGTCAACAGCGGTCACTGGTCGTTCCCCAAGGGCCATGTGGAGGGGAACGAGACCGAGGTGGAGACGGCGGAGCGTGAGATCCGGGAAGAAACCGGCATTGAGGTCAACATTGACCCCACTTTCCGGGAGACGGTTTCTTACTCCCCCAAACGGGACACCCAGAAGGTTGTGGTGTACTTTCTGGCAAAGGCAAAGACCTTTAACTTTGTTCCCCAGGAGGAGGAGATTGCCGAGATCCGCTGGGTGGATATCGTCCACGCCGGTCATGTGCTGACCTATGAAAACGACAAGACCATCGTCACCAAGGCGAGGGCATGCATCAAGGAAACCGGGTAA
- a CDS encoding TM2 domain-containing protein: MKSKTTAIILSVLVGSLGVDRFYLGYTGLGILKLLTCGGLGIWTLIDLIRICTGSLKAADGSELQ; encoded by the coding sequence ATGAAAAGCAAAACAACTGCAATCATTCTCTCTGTATTGGTGGGCAGTTTGGGGGTTGACCGTTTCTACCTTGGCTATACTGGTCTGGGCATCCTGAAGTTGCTGACCTGTGGCGGTCTCGGCATCTGGACTCTGATCGACCTGATCAGGATCTGCACCGGGTCTCTGAAGGCTGCGGACGGTTCCGAGCTTCAGTAA